A region of Plectropomus leopardus isolate mb chromosome 16, YSFRI_Pleo_2.0, whole genome shotgun sequence DNA encodes the following proteins:
- the atf3 gene encoding cyclic AMP-dependent transcription factor ATF-3 encodes MMLQHSGPSLADISCSALVPCLSPPGTLTLDDFTNFTPIVKEELRLAIQTKRLSNGLSADMSSDGASSSSDRASEHHAGGSGVKREFTPQEHERRKRRRERNKIAAAKCRNKKKEKTESLQQESEKLESVNADLKAQIEELKQQKQQLVYMLNLHRPTCIVRAQNGQTPEDERNLFIQHIKESTLQLHNLTSSSASSSSTTSTSSSTHISTIAPLNGGLLTLDHIQCPSHL; translated from the exons ATGATGCTGCAGCATTCGGGTCCCTCGCTGGCTGATATCAGCTGCTCCGCCCTGGTGCCCTGCCTCTCCCCGCCGGGCACCCTCACCCTGGACGACTTCACCAATTTCACACCCATCGTGAAAGAGGAGCTGCGGCTGGCCATCCAGACCAAGCGCCTGTCCAATGGGCTCAGTGCAGACATGAGCTCTGACGGGGCCAGCTCCAGCTCGGACCGAGCCTCAGAGCACCACGCCGGCGGATCTGGGGTCAAGAGAGAG TTCACACCTCAGGAacatgagaggaggaagaggaggagggagaggaacaAAATCGCTGCTGCAAAGTGCCGCAACAAAAAGAAGGAGAAGACCGAGTCTCTGCAGCAG GAATCAGAGAAACTGGAGAGCGTCAACGCCGACCTGAAGGCTCAGATCGAGGAGCTgaagcagcagaagcagcagctcGTCTACATGCTCAACCTGCACCGGCCGACCTGCATCGTCCGCGCCCAGAACGGCCAAACACCCGAGGATGAGAGAAACCTCTTCATCCAACACATCAAGGAGAGCACCTTACAACTCCACaacctcacctcctcctccgcctcctcctcctccaccacctccactTCCTCATCCACACATATCTCCACAATAGCACCTCTAAACGGAGGACTTCTAACCCTCGACCACATTCAGTGTCCCAGTCACCTGTGA